Proteins from a single region of Pseudodesulfovibrio portus:
- a CDS encoding heme exporter protein CcmB, translating to MLKRSFVIAGKDLKLSVSGGQGLVQAVLLGLLLIFLFSLSKPLGGTISPQAAGAIFWLASAFGLVLVFNDLFSIEEMNGARIGILSSPAPVHAVWIGKGAAGFTLLFVSQLVFLPATAAFLGQTVHGPWWLLIVTLLGADVGLVVIGALLGALSQGQAARESLLSVIVFPLLLPVLLAGITLFGLCFSPEHTMGYDKWLGLIFAFDCLFAGAGLFLFPFVYSGEE from the coding sequence ATGCTGAAGCGGTCCTTCGTCATAGCCGGAAAGGACCTCAAGCTGTCGGTTTCCGGCGGCCAGGGGCTGGTCCAGGCGGTGCTTCTCGGCCTCCTGCTCATCTTTCTGTTCTCGTTGTCCAAGCCCCTTGGCGGGACCATCTCGCCTCAGGCGGCCGGGGCCATCTTCTGGCTGGCGTCCGCCTTCGGCCTGGTCCTGGTCTTCAACGACCTGTTCTCCATCGAGGAGATGAACGGCGCGCGCATCGGCATCCTGTCCTCGCCCGCGCCCGTGCACGCGGTCTGGATCGGCAAGGGCGCGGCCGGGTTCACGCTCCTGTTCGTGTCCCAACTGGTGTTTCTACCGGCCACGGCAGCCTTCCTCGGCCAGACCGTGCACGGCCCGTGGTGGCTGCTCATCGTGACCCTGCTCGGCGCGGACGTCGGGCTGGTGGTCATCGGCGCGCTGCTCGGCGCGCTTTCCCAGGGGCAGGCGGCCCGCGAGTCGCTCCTGTCGGTGATCGTGTTTCCGCTGCTGCTGCCCGTGCTGCTGGCCGGGATCACCCTGTTCGGCCTGTGCTTCTCGCCTGAGCACACCATGGGCTACGACAAGTGGCTCGGACTGATTTTCGCCTTTGACTGCCTGTTCGCCGGGGCCGGGCTGTTCCTGTTCCCGTTCGTCTACAGTGGGGAAGAATAG
- a CDS encoding ABC transporter ATP-binding protein, whose protein sequence is MTLTGAPVLSVKRAAKFFGNKLVFKEVTCVVGPGEIMLVAGPNGAGKSTLMRIMAGLSRQSAGEVALHLEPEEVAYLGHATFIYPGLTALENLAFWGSMYGLSPSRAELMALLQRVGLQLAAEEKAGSFSRGMAQRLNLARIYLVEPRLIFLDEPGTGLDPKSLARLRQEIVGLRDKGVSVVWISHHVAEDAALADTVLALGNRELTYFGPASGFVPEGAC, encoded by the coding sequence ATGACCCTGACCGGCGCACCTGTGCTGAGCGTGAAGCGGGCGGCCAAGTTCTTCGGCAACAAGCTCGTGTTCAAGGAAGTGACCTGCGTGGTGGGTCCGGGCGAGATCATGCTCGTGGCCGGTCCCAACGGCGCGGGCAAGTCCACGCTCATGCGCATCATGGCCGGCCTGTCCAGGCAGTCCGCCGGAGAGGTGGCCCTGCACCTCGAACCGGAGGAGGTCGCCTATCTCGGCCATGCCACCTTCATCTATCCCGGCTTGACGGCCCTGGAGAACCTCGCCTTCTGGGGTTCCATGTACGGTCTTTCCCCGTCCCGGGCCGAGCTCATGGCCCTGCTCCAGAGGGTGGGGCTGCAGCTCGCCGCCGAGGAAAAGGCCGGGTCGTTCTCGCGCGGCATGGCCCAGCGGCTGAACCTGGCCCGCATCTATCTGGTGGAGCCCAGGCTCATCTTTCTGGACGAGCCCGGAACCGGGCTGGACCCCAAGTCCCTGGCCCGTCTTCGGCAGGAGATCGTGGGGCTGCGCGACAAGGGCGTGTCCGTGGTCTGGATCAGCCATCACGTGGCCGAGGACGCGGCCCTGGCCGACACGGTGCTGGCGCTGGGCAACAGGGAACTCACGTATTTCGGCCCGGCAAGCGGGTTCGTGCCGGAGGGAGCATGCTGA
- a CDS encoding branched-chain amino acid ABC transporter substrate-binding protein, with protein MRVKLSLIALCLAMVAMLAACGGEAEKKAEEKAAPAETAKLVLGVAGAHSGDLASYGLPSVNAAKLAAAKINAAGGVNGAMVEVVAQDDQCKPELATNAATKMLSDGVKIVLGHICSGATKAALPIYLDGKIVVMSPSATNPPLTQSGEYPNFFRTIAPDDAQAALEVDFAKSLGLKKAAIIHDKGDYGKGFASFCKQFIDADADIEAVLFEGVTPGAVDYSAVVQKIKGSGADCVIFGGYHPEASKIVTGMRKKGLEIPFLSDDGVKDDTFIKVAGKYAEGVYATGPKDFSSNAIYQEAVAAHKAEFNADPGPFFPEAYSAALALLNAVQVAGSTDYDAVMNALRTSYVDTAVGKIKFDAKGDAEGVGFSVYQVKDGKYAEVK; from the coding sequence ATGAGAGTCAAACTGAGTCTGATCGCGCTGTGCCTCGCCATGGTCGCCATGCTGGCTGCCTGCGGCGGCGAAGCTGAGAAGAAAGCTGAGGAAAAGGCCGCTCCGGCTGAAACCGCCAAACTGGTGCTCGGTGTTGCCGGTGCCCACTCCGGCGACCTGGCTTCCTACGGCCTGCCCAGCGTCAACGCTGCCAAGCTGGCCGCTGCCAAGATCAACGCCGCCGGCGGCGTGAACGGCGCCATGGTTGAAGTCGTTGCACAGGACGACCAGTGCAAGCCCGAACTGGCCACCAACGCCGCCACCAAGATGCTGTCCGACGGCGTCAAGATCGTGCTCGGCCACATCTGCTCCGGCGCCACCAAGGCCGCGCTGCCCATCTACCTGGATGGCAAGATCGTGGTCATGTCCCCCTCCGCCACCAACCCGCCGCTGACCCAGTCCGGCGAGTACCCGAACTTTTTCCGGACCATCGCTCCGGACGACGCCCAGGCCGCCCTGGAAGTCGACTTCGCCAAGTCCCTGGGCCTGAAGAAGGCCGCCATCATCCACGACAAGGGTGACTACGGCAAGGGCTTCGCCTCTTTCTGCAAGCAGTTCATCGACGCCGACGCCGACATCGAGGCCGTCCTGTTCGAGGGCGTGACCCCCGGCGCGGTCGACTACTCCGCCGTTGTCCAGAAGATCAAGGGCTCCGGTGCCGATTGCGTCATCTTCGGCGGCTACCATCCGGAAGCCTCCAAGATCGTCACCGGCATGCGCAAGAAGGGTCTCGAGATTCCCTTCCTGTCCGATGACGGCGTGAAGGACGACACCTTCATCAAGGTCGCCGGCAAGTACGCCGAAGGCGTCTACGCCACCGGCCCCAAGGACTTCTCCTCCAACGCCATCTACCAGGAAGCCGTTGCCGCCCATAAGGCCGAGTTCAACGCCGATCCCGGTCCCTTCTTCCCCGAGGCATACTCCGCCGCCCTGGCCCTGCTGAACGCTGTCCAGGTTGCCGGTTCCACCGACTACGACGCGGTCATGAACGCCCTGCGCACCAGCTACGTCGACACCGCCGTCGGCAAGATCAAGTTCGACGCCAAGGGCGACGCAGAGGGTGTCGGCTTCTCCGTGTACCAGGTGAAAGACGGCAAGTACGCGGAAGTCAAGTAG
- a CDS encoding tetratricopeptide repeat protein, producing the protein MSGSAAMGRKAVILFTLVAVAVMFAASFIYRMNHPNLFVKAQMGGGSQVEDHDHDGDGVQDHGPDGDAPAMGGGAMSKVREFMARVEADPEDVEALVGLGNSFLMMRAWDRALVPLATANRLDPENTGVLKGIGIAYFNKEDFQKAAESYEAILKIDGDDTLALFNLGVIYKHYFKKQDVARTYFEKVLALEKDDAEMLKLAKEDLDK; encoded by the coding sequence ATGTCCGGTAGCGCAGCCATGGGCCGCAAGGCCGTCATCCTGTTTACCCTGGTCGCCGTGGCCGTCATGTTCGCCGCCAGTTTCATCTACCGCATGAACCACCCGAACCTGTTCGTGAAGGCCCAGATGGGCGGCGGCAGCCAGGTTGAGGACCATGACCACGACGGCGACGGCGTGCAGGACCACGGCCCGGACGGCGACGCACCGGCCATGGGCGGCGGGGCCATGTCCAAGGTGCGGGAGTTCATGGCCCGCGTGGAAGCCGACCCCGAAGACGTGGAGGCCCTGGTCGGCCTGGGCAACTCCTTTCTCATGATGCGCGCGTGGGACCGCGCCCTGGTGCCGCTCGCCACGGCCAACCGGCTCGACCCGGAAAACACCGGGGTGCTCAAGGGGATCGGCATAGCCTATTTCAACAAGGAAGATTTCCAAAAGGCCGCCGAATCCTACGAGGCCATCCTGAAGATCGACGGTGACGATACCCTGGCCCTTTTTAATTTGGGCGTCATTTACAAGCATTATTTCAAAAAACAGGACGTTGCCAGAACATACTTCGAGAAGGTTCTGGCTCTGGAAAAGGATGATGCGGAGATGCTCAAGCTGGCCAAAGAGGATCTGGATAAATAA
- a CDS encoding cytochrome c biogenesis protein: MKVKMLAALAVLALAAHQAMIWLYAPIAQSGVVQKIFYMHLPCSWWALVSFFVVFVSSILYLFGRKDVFDRISGAAAELGVLFATMSLVTGSIWARAEWGHWWLWDPKLTTALIMWYVYAGYLVLRSTPMGRDRKALVCAVLGIVAFLDVPLVFFAAKLWGSAHPDGLARKGSGMEVRMWHTVFAGLAAFGFVWGAMLLARIRQLGRKAEMEARLIWDEE, encoded by the coding sequence ATGAAAGTGAAAATGCTCGCGGCCCTGGCCGTCCTCGCCCTGGCGGCGCACCAGGCCATGATCTGGCTCTACGCACCCATTGCCCAGTCCGGGGTGGTGCAGAAGATATTCTACATGCATCTGCCGTGTTCCTGGTGGGCGCTGGTCTCGTTCTTCGTGGTCTTCGTCTCGTCCATTCTTTATCTTTTCGGCCGCAAGGACGTCTTCGACCGCATATCCGGTGCGGCCGCCGAACTGGGCGTGCTCTTTGCCACCATGTCCCTGGTGACCGGCTCCATCTGGGCCAGGGCGGAATGGGGCCACTGGTGGCTCTGGGACCCGAAGCTGACCACCGCGTTGATCATGTGGTATGTGTACGCGGGCTACCTGGTCCTGCGCTCCACGCCCATGGGCCGGGACCGGAAGGCCCTGGTCTGCGCCGTGCTCGGCATCGTCGCCTTCCTGGACGTGCCTCTGGTATTTTTCGCGGCCAAGCTGTGGGGCAGCGCCCACCCCGACGGGCTGGCGCGCAAGGGCTCGGGCATGGAGGTCCGCATGTGGCACACCGTGTTCGCGGGCCTGGCGGCCTTCGGTTTCGTCTGGGGAGCCATGCTGCTCGCCCGCATCAGGCAGCTCGGGCGCAAGGCTGAGATGGAAGCGCGTCTCATCTGGGACGAGGAATAG
- a CDS encoding glycosyltransferase family 9 protein: protein MSGSTSKTPDVVFRLGHMGDVALTTGVLARRHETSGDAFVFITRESNAPLLENHPAVTGVVGLSPEELRSWFATAGGLTERFRGHTLIDLHGILRSRILALRWKGEVKRYPKFGLTRRLYDRTRLDAFRRKLEATTVPQRYAMALESEPPPAQAVVPRIFLTDAEQADAAARLSPIHDHGPLVALHPYATHPAKEWPREHWTSLIYRLEKEGVGWFVVGRDDTRLMEGDERDLTNTTDLRRTCGLLARADLLVTGDSGPMHLACGVSTPVIALFGPTAKAWGFYPAGSRDTVLEHALDCRPCSLHGSRPCRRGFDCMASITPDEVMETIRRKLAG, encoded by the coding sequence ATGAGCGGTTCCACCTCCAAGACCCCGGACGTCGTCTTCCGGCTGGGCCATATGGGCGACGTGGCGTTGACCACCGGCGTCCTTGCCCGCCGGCACGAAACCAGCGGCGATGCCTTTGTCTTCATCACCCGGGAATCCAACGCGCCCCTGCTCGAGAACCATCCCGCAGTCACCGGGGTCGTCGGCCTCTCACCGGAGGAACTGCGGTCCTGGTTCGCCACTGCGGGCGGCCTGACCGAACGGTTCAGGGGCCACACCCTCATCGACCTGCACGGGATACTGCGTTCCCGCATCCTGGCCCTGCGCTGGAAAGGCGAAGTGAAGCGCTACCCGAAGTTCGGCCTGACCCGCCGCCTCTACGACCGCACCCGGCTCGACGCCTTCCGCAGAAAACTCGAAGCCACGACCGTTCCCCAGCGGTATGCCATGGCCCTGGAATCCGAACCGCCGCCCGCCCAGGCCGTGGTGCCGCGCATCTTCCTCACCGACGCGGAACAGGCCGATGCGGCCGCCCGCCTGTCGCCGATCCACGACCACGGCCCGCTGGTTGCCCTGCATCCCTACGCCACTCACCCGGCAAAGGAATGGCCCCGGGAGCACTGGACATCCCTCATCTATCGACTGGAAAAGGAGGGTGTAGGCTGGTTCGTGGTGGGCCGGGACGACACACGGCTCATGGAGGGCGACGAGCGCGACCTGACAAACACCACGGACCTGCGCCGGACATGCGGCCTGCTTGCGCGGGCCGACCTGCTGGTGACCGGCGATTCCGGCCCCATGCACCTGGCCTGCGGCGTGTCCACGCCCGTCATCGCCCTGTTCGGCCCCACTGCCAAGGCCTGGGGGTTCTATCCCGCCGGTAGCCGCGACACGGTGCTGGAGCACGCGCTCGACTGCCGCCCCTGTTCCCTGCACGGGTCCAGGCCGTGCCGCAGGGGATTCGACTGCATGGCGTCCATCACGCCCGATGAGGTCATGGAAACGATCCGGCGCAAACTGGCCGGCTAG
- a CDS encoding CcmD family protein — MSATTYIILAYTAIVLGLGGYIGFLMSRSAELGKRERQIELLGGDDVR, encoded by the coding sequence ATGTCGGCAACCACTTACATAATATTGGCCTACACGGCGATCGTACTCGGCCTCGGCGGGTACATCGGTTTCCTGATGTCCCGTTCGGCGGAACTGGGCAAACGCGAACGCCAGATCGAACTGCTCGGAGGTGACGATGTCCGGTAG
- a CDS encoding hemolysin family protein has protein sequence MLELLLAVGVAVFVSMFCSVAEAALYSMSWADIQKLKDSDRKSAGLLHQLRSNIEEPITAILTLNTCAHTAGAAVAGWAWANLYGKETLWLFTVGFTVIILIFTEILPKTIGVVYSDSIAPPLARPLGGLVWIFKPVITIMGILSRTVSPKNAKPDHTEDDIRAIVSLTRRSGVIKPYEEKSIRNILALDSKTVERIMTPRTVVFTLPADMTVAEAREMNTDWPHSRIPVWDDDPEDVVGVVYRREVLEALADDRDDLKLSDIMRPVRFVLETVTLDKLLVDFLGSRLHQCVVLDEYGGVAGVVTLEDVLEEILGSEIVDETDKVVDMRQLARAQRDALTGRRKKAGKAEEQ, from the coding sequence ATGCTTGAACTCCTCCTTGCCGTCGGCGTGGCCGTCTTTGTCTCCATGTTCTGTTCCGTGGCCGAAGCGGCCCTCTATTCCATGAGCTGGGCGGACATCCAGAAGCTCAAGGACAGCGACCGCAAGTCCGCCGGGCTCCTGCATCAGCTGCGCTCCAACATCGAGGAGCCCATCACCGCCATCCTGACGCTCAATACCTGCGCCCACACCGCCGGGGCGGCCGTTGCCGGATGGGCCTGGGCCAATTTATACGGCAAAGAAACGCTTTGGCTCTTTACAGTGGGCTTTACAGTAATTATTCTCATCTTCACCGAGATCCTCCCCAAGACCATCGGCGTGGTCTACTCCGACTCCATTGCGCCGCCGTTGGCCAGACCGTTGGGGGGATTGGTGTGGATATTCAAGCCGGTCATCACCATCATGGGTATCCTGTCCAGGACCGTGAGCCCGAAGAACGCGAAGCCGGACCACACGGAAGACGACATCAGGGCCATCGTCAGCCTGACCAGGCGGTCCGGCGTGATCAAGCCCTACGAGGAAAAGTCCATCCGCAACATCCTGGCCCTGGATTCCAAGACGGTTGAGCGGATCATGACCCCTCGCACAGTGGTCTTCACCCTGCCTGCGGACATGACCGTGGCCGAGGCCAGGGAGATGAACACGGATTGGCCGCACAGCCGCATCCCGGTATGGGACGACGATCCGGAGGATGTGGTGGGCGTGGTCTACCGGCGGGAGGTGCTCGAGGCGCTGGCCGACGACCGCGACGATCTCAAGCTGTCGGATATCATGCGTCCGGTCAGGTTCGTTCTGGAAACCGTCACCCTGGACAAGCTCCTGGTGGATTTTCTGGGCAGCCGTCTGCATCAGTGCGTCGTGCTGGATGAATACGGCGGGGTGGCCGGAGTGGTCACCCTGGAGGACGTGCTGGAAGAGATTCTGGGCAGTGAAATAGTTGACGAGACCGATAAAGTCGTGGATATGCGACAGCTCGCCCGGGCACAACGGGACGCGTTGACCGGCCGCCGCAAGAAGGCGGGCAAGGCGGAAGAGCAGTAA
- a CDS encoding cytochrome c maturation protein CcmE, with product MAKNSNKIVYAVALVLFLGGLGYLIFSGLTQDSVYFLNVSEALAEDRAEIGSARLFGKVSPQNLAVVDGKLGADFDLIDKLEPGKSLRVSYRGALPDTFEPGVEVIVEGAFSSGGGEFVARTLVTKCPSKYEEQSKQMEEGKG from the coding sequence ATGGCGAAGAATTCAAACAAGATCGTATATGCCGTGGCCCTCGTCCTGTTTCTGGGCGGCCTCGGCTATCTCATTTTTTCGGGCCTGACCCAGGACTCCGTGTATTTTCTCAACGTATCCGAGGCCCTGGCCGAGGATCGGGCCGAGATCGGCAGCGCCCGCCTGTTCGGCAAGGTGTCGCCGCAGAACCTCGCCGTGGTGGACGGCAAGCTCGGTGCGGACTTCGACCTCATCGACAAGCTTGAGCCCGGCAAGTCCCTGCGGGTGTCCTACAGGGGAGCATTGCCCGACACCTTCGAGCCCGGTGTGGAAGTCATCGTGGAAGGCGCGTTCTCGTCCGGCGGCGGGGAATTCGTGGCCCGTACCCTGGTGACCAAGTGCCCGTCCAAGTATGAAGAGCAGAGCAAGCAGATGGAAGAGGGCAAGGGATAG
- a CDS encoding heme lyase CcmF/NrfE family subunit, whose amino-acid sequence MHLTGYVGLLFSLLAFLSLAGFAGVAAWNRRESALPFVEKGQLIAAGGVLFSTVILLIGLTSRDYSFKYVYDNVDNALSFVYTLTALWGGREGSLLFWEVIIAVSGMVFVATPGYKSLASNTKLFFWMFFLAVQGFFLFLLTSWSNPFIEIIPAPHDGRGLNPLLRNPGMIFHPPLLFLGFALYTIPACAALASSIAGETKSWVTVARNWNILSWIFLTAGIVLGGWWSYMELGWGGYWAWDPVENASLIPWFAGTAVLHTAVIEKRRNALQRTNVFLMSLTFLLCIFSTYLTRSGVIDSLHTFGESGVAQPLFWSMVSWMVLTLLVVFLSERLTHRTLSDFLSRQGMLVIAAWFLLALGMVVTLGTMWPVISQLWTTKSLGLDANFYNRVCLPFMSFLVLIFCFCPWLGWKGGIRDKRGFIGVSAVLVISFVAFYLSGMTNVVAALTAAASTAAIVSIVLLFVFNPALRRGRHNFGVYGVHLGLVLMALGIAFSGPYKVEQEFVLAKGESAVIDGYTVTFTDLVQDGDVGDIKLRATATLEVYDDGRLIGIMLPEKRIYKNYERQQYAEVGTIPGLGDELYSTLLGLTEDDKASFKVSVNPLVNWVWIGGTLMCVIAFLLLRRMPRPGEGR is encoded by the coding sequence ATGCATCTGACCGGATACGTCGGTTTACTGTTTTCCCTTCTCGCCTTTCTCTCGCTGGCAGGATTCGCCGGGGTCGCCGCCTGGAACAGGCGGGAGTCCGCCCTGCCGTTCGTGGAAAAGGGCCAGCTCATCGCCGCCGGGGGCGTGCTTTTCTCCACGGTCATTCTCCTGATCGGCCTGACCTCCCGCGACTACTCCTTCAAATACGTCTACGACAACGTGGACAACGCATTGTCGTTCGTCTACACCCTGACCGCCCTGTGGGGCGGCCGCGAGGGATCGCTCCTGTTCTGGGAGGTGATCATCGCCGTGTCCGGCATGGTTTTCGTGGCCACCCCCGGCTACAAATCACTGGCCTCGAATACCAAGCTCTTCTTCTGGATGTTCTTTCTGGCCGTCCAGGGGTTCTTCCTGTTCCTGCTCACAAGCTGGTCCAACCCGTTCATCGAGATCATCCCGGCTCCCCATGACGGGCGCGGCCTCAACCCGCTCCTGCGCAACCCCGGCATGATCTTCCATCCGCCGCTGCTTTTCCTCGGTTTCGCCCTCTACACCATCCCGGCCTGCGCGGCCCTGGCCTCGTCCATAGCCGGAGAGACCAAGTCCTGGGTCACGGTGGCGCGCAACTGGAACATCCTGTCCTGGATATTCCTGACTGCGGGCATCGTCCTGGGCGGCTGGTGGTCCTACATGGAACTGGGCTGGGGCGGCTACTGGGCATGGGACCCGGTGGAGAACGCCTCCCTGATCCCCTGGTTCGCGGGCACTGCCGTGCTGCACACGGCCGTCATCGAGAAGAGGCGCAACGCCCTGCAGCGGACCAACGTCTTTCTCATGTCCCTGACCTTCCTGCTGTGCATCTTTTCCACCTACCTGACCCGGTCCGGCGTCATCGACTCCCTGCACACCTTCGGCGAGTCGGGCGTTGCCCAGCCCCTGTTCTGGTCCATGGTGAGCTGGATGGTCCTGACCCTGCTGGTCGTATTCCTGTCCGAGCGACTGACCCACCGCACCCTGTCCGACTTCCTGAGCCGCCAGGGCATGCTGGTTATCGCGGCCTGGTTCCTGCTGGCCCTGGGCATGGTCGTCACCCTGGGCACCATGTGGCCGGTCATCAGCCAGCTCTGGACCACCAAGTCCCTCGGCCTGGACGCCAATTTCTACAACCGCGTCTGCCTGCCGTTCATGTCCTTCCTGGTGCTCATCTTCTGTTTTTGCCCCTGGCTCGGCTGGAAGGGCGGCATTCGCGACAAGCGGGGCTTCATCGGCGTTTCCGCAGTGCTGGTCATTTCCTTCGTCGCCTTCTACCTCTCCGGCATGACCAACGTGGTGGCCGCCCTGACCGCAGCCGCGTCCACGGCAGCCATCGTGTCCATCGTGCTGCTGTTCGTCTTCAACCCGGCCCTGCGCCGGGGACGCCACAACTTCGGCGTGTACGGCGTCCACCTCGGTCTGGTGCTCATGGCGCTCGGCATCGCCTTTTCCGGCCCCTACAAGGTGGAGCAGGAGTTCGTGCTGGCCAAGGGCGAGTCCGCCGTCATCGACGGGTACACCGTGACCTTCACCGACCTGGTGCAGGACGGCGACGTGGGCGACATCAAGCTGCGGGCCACGGCCACGCTGGAAGTGTACGACGACGGGCGGCTCATCGGCATCATGCTGCCCGAGAAGCGCATCTACAAGAATTACGAGCGGCAGCAGTACGCCGAGGTGGGCACCATCCCCGGCCTGGGCGATGAGCTGTACTCGACCCTTCTCGGCCTGACCGAGGACGACAAGGCGAGCTTCAAGGTCAGCGTCAACCCGCTGGTCAACTGGGTCTGGATCGGCGGCACCCTGATGTGCGTGATCGCCTTCCTGCTCCTGCGGCGCATGCCGCGTCCGGGGGAGGGGCGGTAG
- the nadD gene encoding nicotinate (nicotinamide) nucleotide adenylyltransferase: MKIGILGGSFNPVHTGHVRMAVEVLEQVGLDRVDLMPAKEPPHKRNSDILPFSLRLELVERAIAGVSGLGAEPIEGDRPGPSFTCDTLTCFRTERPKDEFHFIMGASTFLDLPQWKRGPDLPGLASFIVVNRWEAAGDVAGFIEDQWPEAVREEIGLWRFPAGGAVRLIDIPRLDIKGGHIRRRWRNRRDLSLLVPDGVKAFLEEHADEIEIYWGKRKRVEREGRGSV; encoded by the coding sequence GTGAAGATCGGCATTCTCGGAGGCAGTTTCAACCCGGTCCACACCGGTCACGTGCGCATGGCCGTGGAGGTCCTGGAGCAGGTGGGGCTGGATCGCGTGGACCTCATGCCCGCCAAGGAACCGCCCCATAAGCGCAACTCGGACATTCTGCCGTTTTCCCTCCGCCTCGAGCTGGTGGAGCGGGCCATTGCGGGCGTGTCCGGTCTGGGGGCCGAACCCATCGAGGGCGACCGGCCCGGCCCGTCCTTCACCTGCGATACCCTGACCTGCTTCCGCACCGAGCGGCCCAAGGACGAATTCCATTTCATCATGGGGGCGTCCACCTTCCTGGACCTCCCCCAGTGGAAGCGCGGCCCGGATCTGCCGGGGCTCGCCTCCTTCATCGTGGTCAACCGGTGGGAGGCCGCCGGGGACGTGGCCGGGTTCATCGAGGACCAATGGCCCGAGGCCGTGCGCGAGGAGATCGGCCTGTGGCGCTTCCCGGCCGGGGGCGCGGTCCGGCTCATCGACATCCCCAGGCTGGACATCAAGGGCGGCCACATACGCCGCCGCTGGCGGAATCGGCGCGACCTCTCCCTGCTGGTACCCGACGGCGTCAAGGCGTTCCTCGAGGAACACGCAGACGAGATCGAAATCTATTGGGGCAAGCGAAAGCGGGTTGAAAGGGAAGGGCGAGGATCAGTCTAG
- a CDS encoding branched-chain amino acid ABC transporter permease has protein sequence MDYFLELFLGGLTRGSIYALIALGYTMVYGIIELINFAHGEIYMIGAFTGLIVAGLLTMLGFPGISILAIAVVCAIIWAAAYGYTIEKVAYKPLRGAQRLSPLISAIGMSIFLQNYVMLSQTSDFLPFPELIPEFGFMEGLGSIMSSSELVIILATVAACIGLTLFIKFTKLGKAMRATAQNRKMAMLVGINVDMVISATFVIGSSLAAVGGVLIASHIGQINYFIGFIAGIKAFTAAVLGGIGSIPGAMLGALVLGLTEAFATGYVSSDYEDVFAFCLLVLILIFRPSGIMGKEKTQKV, from the coding sequence ATGGATTATTTCCTTGAGCTGTTCCTAGGCGGTCTGACACGGGGCAGCATCTATGCGCTCATCGCCCTGGGCTACACCATGGTCTACGGCATTATCGAGCTGATCAACTTCGCCCACGGCGAAATCTACATGATCGGCGCGTTCACCGGGCTGATCGTGGCCGGGCTGCTTACCATGCTCGGCTTTCCGGGCATCTCCATCCTGGCCATCGCCGTGGTCTGCGCGATCATCTGGGCGGCAGCCTACGGCTACACCATCGAGAAGGTCGCCTACAAGCCCCTGCGCGGCGCGCAACGGCTTTCCCCGCTCATCTCCGCCATCGGCATGTCCATCTTCCTGCAGAACTACGTCATGCTGTCCCAGACCTCGGACTTTCTGCCGTTCCCGGAACTGATTCCCGAATTCGGGTTCATGGAGGGGCTCGGCTCCATCATGAGCTCATCGGAGCTGGTCATCATCCTGGCCACCGTCGCCGCCTGCATCGGGCTGACCCTGTTCATCAAGTTCACCAAGCTCGGCAAGGCCATGCGGGCCACGGCCCAGAACCGCAAGATGGCCATGCTGGTCGGCATCAACGTGGACATGGTCATCTCGGCCACTTTCGTCATCGGGTCCAGCCTGGCCGCAGTGGGCGGCGTGCTCATCGCCTCGCACATCGGGCAGATCAACTATTTCATCGGCTTCATCGCGGGCATCAAGGCGTTCACCGCAGCGGTGCTCGGCGGCATCGGCTCCATCCCCGGAGCCATGCTCGGCGCCCTGGTCCTCGGCCTGACCGAGGCGTTCGCCACAGGCTACGTGTCCTCCGACTACGAGGACGTGTTCGCCTTCTGCCTGTTGGTGCTCATCCTGATCTTCAGGCCCTCGGGCATCATGGGCAAGGAAAAGACCCAGAAGGTCTAG
- a CDS encoding carboxypeptidase-like regulatory domain-containing protein, whose protein sequence is MLKKTVLILLVVCLSVPVFAGGGRVHGVVLNSAGCPVAGARVEIQREISGYELTAFTTDRGEFAFNDVPAGIFGVRVTFRGMLLGEDRVELLMPVNRRVDFTVDEELVRSVDP, encoded by the coding sequence ATGCTGAAGAAAACCGTCCTCATACTCCTTGTCGTCTGCCTGTCCGTGCCCGTGTTTGCGGGCGGCGGGCGCGTCCACGGCGTGGTGCTCAATTCCGCAGGCTGTCCCGTTGCCGGGGCCAGGGTCGAAATCCAGCGCGAGATATCCGGCTACGAGCTGACGGCCTTCACCACGGACAGGGGCGAGTTCGCCTTCAACGACGTGCCCGCAGGCATCTTCGGGGTCCGGGTGACGTTCAGGGGGATGCTCCTGGGCGAGGATCGGGTCGAGCTGCTCATGCCCGTGAACCGGCGGGTGGACTTCACCGTGGACGAGGAGCTGGTCAGGTCCGTTGACCCATAG